The following proteins are encoded in a genomic region of Gimesia algae:
- a CDS encoding DUF1559 domain-containing protein → MKAIEYKGSRAVKLIRPGFTLIELLVAITIIGLLIALLLPAVQAVRESARKMQCANNLHQIGIALQSYHASHDVLPFGVGADHDGPISSLGTLADRRYSAHAMLLPYLDQAVVYNQLNFNVAPFYPFVNAADGDQEELELRFNEVINGAAAQARLPVFICPSDLDRLKSRWGPNNYRSCNGSSWSGRAGNGMFGQNSSVRMRDVKDGLSQTAMFSEHVKGSWDDTVIDPLSDLYNLQGVWTESQFSDACGGLIPQSAGAYQYDVESGQTWLAGNMNWTRYNHVRTPNRTNCKNGLTWDGVILNPSSWHGQGVNVLMGDGVVRFVNENINTEIWQAMGTISGGETVTGAGL, encoded by the coding sequence ATGAAGGCCATTGAATATAAAGGCAGCAGAGCAGTAAAGCTGATCCGACCTGGGTTCACCTTGATAGAGCTTTTGGTAGCGATCACGATTATTGGTCTATTGATTGCATTGCTCTTACCCGCGGTGCAGGCAGTCCGCGAATCCGCCCGCAAAATGCAGTGTGCCAATAATCTGCATCAGATCGGGATTGCCTTACAGTCTTACCACGCATCCCACGACGTACTGCCATTTGGAGTGGGCGCTGATCATGATGGGCCGATCTCCTCTCTGGGGACCCTGGCAGATCGTCGCTATTCTGCACATGCGATGTTACTGCCTTACCTGGATCAGGCAGTGGTTTATAATCAGTTGAATTTCAATGTCGCTCCCTTTTATCCCTTTGTGAATGCAGCAGATGGTGATCAGGAAGAACTGGAACTGCGATTTAATGAAGTGATCAACGGGGCGGCTGCACAAGCCAGGCTACCTGTTTTTATCTGTCCCAGTGACCTGGACCGCCTGAAAAGTCGTTGGGGGCCCAATAACTATCGGTCATGTAACGGGAGTTCCTGGTCGGGTAGAGCAGGGAACGGGATGTTTGGGCAGAACAGCAGCGTTCGCATGCGGGATGTTAAAGACGGACTCTCTCAGACAGCTATGTTCAGTGAGCATGTCAAAGGCAGTTGGGATGACACAGTGATTGATCCCCTGTCAGATTTATATAACCTGCAGGGAGTCTGGACAGAAAGTCAGTTTTCTGATGCCTGTGGAGGATTAATACCCCAGTCAGCAGGGGCCTACCAGTATGATGTCGAATCGGGGCAGACCTGGCTGGCAGGGAATATGAACTGGACCCGTTATAACCATGTGCGAACTCCGAATCGGACGAATTGTAAAAATGGACTTACCTGGGATGGGGTCATTTTGAATCCCTCCAGCTGGCATGGTCAGGGGGTGAATGTGTTGATGGGAGATGGCGTTGTCCGATTTGTGAATGAAAATATCAATACAGAGATCTGGCAGGCAATGGGAACCATCTCTGGTGGAGAAACCGTAACGGGGGCAGGTCTGTGA
- a CDS encoding sensor histidine kinase — MFFTQTIRRKLGLGLGIIFFMLIIMAYGAVSGLQSYHNTVNEFKYSLDNLPDRDRLVVSVVALNKPLQRIRHSKPAASAHFQQEFDNQLQEVRMEIQGFLQKVDRLPADPAIKNWKGFVESQLSEHSACMSILNQLELMKVQLENPQKRHEMAEQMILEVAHLETMILEVRDVPSGTKAVLARATSVYRSRFNLVSVTCVVVFIAFGCLIWYGYRTVLAPIQALHEGARIVAQGHYDHHFEIKSDDEMAELAEAFNKMTMRFKEKRDELNHKVDERSKQLVRSERLAGIGVLAAGVAHEINNPLSAISMASESLQGRIVDLKPHCEDADFEVVEQYLSLIQRESMRCREITSKLLDFSRGQNSVRSQNDLVGVIDEVCSMVNLIKRLKGRNIHFSVRNPCRAEFNPAEIKQVVLNIMTNALESMEVGGNLEIEVHEHVDSVTLIFRDDGRGMTQEVKESLFDPFFTQRADGTGTGLGMSITHRIVKDHGGEIEVESPGPGLGSTIFVELPKKTKLQSVAA, encoded by the coding sequence GTGTTCTTTACGCAAACAATCAGGCGCAAGCTGGGACTGGGGCTGGGGATTATCTTCTTCATGCTCATCATCATGGCTTATGGCGCAGTGTCCGGTTTACAGTCTTATCATAATACGGTTAATGAGTTTAAGTATTCTCTGGATAACTTGCCTGACCGTGATCGCCTGGTTGTCTCTGTGGTGGCACTCAATAAACCCCTGCAGAGAATTCGTCACTCCAAACCAGCAGCCAGTGCACATTTTCAGCAGGAGTTTGATAATCAACTGCAGGAAGTACGCATGGAAATCCAGGGCTTTCTGCAGAAGGTGGATCGCTTGCCCGCGGATCCAGCAATCAAAAACTGGAAAGGATTCGTCGAATCACAATTGAGCGAACACAGTGCGTGCATGTCTATCCTGAATCAACTGGAACTGATGAAGGTTCAACTGGAAAATCCCCAGAAGCGTCATGAGATGGCCGAGCAAATGATTCTGGAAGTGGCCCATCTGGAAACAATGATTCTGGAAGTACGCGATGTCCCCTCTGGTACGAAAGCGGTGCTGGCACGTGCGACTTCCGTTTATCGTTCCCGCTTTAATCTGGTATCAGTGACCTGCGTGGTGGTTTTTATCGCATTTGGCTGTCTGATCTGGTACGGCTACCGTACCGTCCTTGCACCGATTCAGGCATTGCATGAAGGGGCACGCATCGTGGCCCAGGGACATTATGACCACCATTTTGAAATTAAATCTGACGATGAGATGGCGGAACTGGCGGAAGCATTCAACAAGATGACGATGCGGTTCAAAGAGAAACGAGACGAATTGAATCATAAGGTGGACGAGCGGAGTAAACAGCTGGTACGTTCAGAGCGCCTGGCGGGTATCGGTGTGCTGGCAGCAGGCGTGGCGCACGAAATCAACAATCCCTTGTCTGCGATTTCGATGGCATCGGAATCATTACAGGGACGGATCGTCGACTTAAAACCCCATTGTGAAGATGCGGACTTTGAAGTTGTCGAGCAGTATCTGAGTCTGATTCAGCGAGAATCGATGCGCTGTCGCGAGATTACCTCGAAACTGCTTGATTTTTCCCGTGGCCAGAATTCCGTTCGCAGTCAGAATGATCTTGTAGGAGTCATTGATGAAGTCTGCTCCATGGTCAACCTGATCAAGCGACTGAAAGGCAGGAACATTCATTTTTCTGTCCGCAATCCCTGTAGAGCTGAATTTAACCCTGCTGAAATCAAGCAGGTGGTTCTTAATATTATGACGAATGCCCTGGAATCTATGGAAGTCGGGGGAAATCTGGAGATCGAAGTCCATGAGCATGTTGATTCGGTCACCCTGATTTTTCGGGATGATGGTCGAGGGATGACCCAGGAAGTGAAAGAGAGTCTGTTTGACCCCTTCTTCACTCAGAGGGCAGATGGAACAGGGACGGGGCTGGGCATGTCCATCACACATCGGATTGTAAAAGATCATGGTGGTGAGATCGAAGTGGAAAGTCCCGGGCCCGGGCTGGGCAGTACCATTTTTGTTGAACTGCCGAAAAAGACTAAGCTGCAAAGTGTTGCTGCTTAA
- a CDS encoding PP2C family protein-serine/threonine phosphatase, protein MRWEHPVQFASQSDVGFRRRNNEDSISVRICKDQEGWRDHGHFFLVADGMGGHAVGELASKIASETVPHTFFKNKPGPVDKSLKSAIEVANQAINERGMANREFMRMGTTCSSLCLCSEGAVIGHVGDSRVYRVRENRIDQLTFDHSLQWELIRQGRMKPEDVYLNEPRNVITRSLGPEPVVKVDIEGPYAVLEGDRYILCSDGLTCHLKDEEIGMIAKYLEPSDACRLMINLANLRGGSDNISVIVVRVGDLPDVNLPQEKAPEAEPEIELERDYGEWFWLAGVWVASLMVAAGILMWILTKFDRGEFLTFGGMSLLVMLLVRKVFAQRESSKREEYLDKSKTIEWRPYRSEKLKFNTDFLQYLTTMESELQRAAMEEEWTIEWSEHNKIYYDAKEELEQKKYLHAFRDFSRAIDILMTGLHSYRKEMVHQARWKKGPPTSSPED, encoded by the coding sequence ATGCGTTGGGAACATCCGGTTCAGTTCGCATCGCAGAGTGATGTTGGCTTTCGGCGCAGAAATAACGAAGATTCGATCTCGGTTCGAATCTGTAAAGATCAGGAAGGCTGGCGAGATCACGGGCACTTCTTTCTGGTTGCTGATGGTATGGGAGGCCATGCCGTGGGTGAGCTGGCAAGTAAGATTGCCTCAGAAACGGTACCTCATACCTTCTTCAAGAATAAACCGGGGCCTGTTGACAAATCGTTGAAATCTGCGATTGAGGTTGCAAATCAGGCGATCAATGAGCGGGGGATGGCCAATCGCGAATTCATGCGAATGGGGACAACCTGCAGTTCCTTGTGTCTGTGCTCTGAAGGCGCGGTAATCGGTCATGTAGGGGACAGTCGCGTCTACCGGGTGCGTGAAAATCGTATCGATCAACTGACGTTTGATCATAGCCTGCAGTGGGAACTGATTCGGCAGGGACGGATGAAGCCCGAAGATGTTTATCTGAATGAGCCTCGTAACGTCATCACCCGGTCACTGGGCCCCGAACCGGTTGTCAAAGTGGACATTGAAGGTCCCTATGCGGTCCTGGAGGGGGATCGTTACATCTTGTGCAGTGACGGATTGACATGTCATCTGAAAGATGAAGAGATTGGCATGATTGCCAAATACCTGGAACCAAGTGACGCCTGTCGCCTGATGATCAATCTCGCCAACCTGCGGGGCGGGTCAGATAACATCTCGGTCATCGTGGTGCGCGTGGGAGACTTGCCGGACGTGAATTTACCTCAGGAAAAAGCACCTGAAGCAGAGCCGGAAATCGAACTGGAACGCGACTATGGAGAGTGGTTTTGGCTGGCTGGGGTCTGGGTGGCTTCGCTGATGGTGGCAGCCGGAATTCTGATGTGGATTTTGACCAAATTTGACCGGGGCGAGTTTCTGACGTTTGGGGGCATGTCACTACTGGTGATGTTACTGGTCCGCAAAGTCTTTGCGCAGCGCGAGTCCAGTAAACGTGAAGAATATCTGGATAAAAGTAAGACGATTGAGTGGAGGCCTTATCGATCAGAGAAGCTGAAGTTTAATACGGATTTCCTGCAGTATCTGACTACCATGGAGTCCGAGTTACAACGGGCAGCGATGGAAGAGGAATGGACGATCGAGTGGTCCGAACACAACAAGATCTATTACGATGCCAAAGAAGAGCTGGAACAGAAGAAATATCTGCACGCATTTCGCGATTTTTCCCGTGCCATTGATATCTTGATGACGGGTCTGCATTCTTACCGTAAAGAAATGGTGCATCAGGCGCGCTGGAAAAAAGGGCCTCCGACCTCTTCCCCGGAAGATTAG
- a CDS encoding sigma-54-dependent transcriptional regulator encodes MSNSVNKLRVLFVDDEAAIREVMRIELPRMGHDVTICEDGQSALIALDKITFDAAIVDLRMPGLSGWDVVDHINKVSPETEVIISTGHGSIDEAIQAIRRGAYDFLPKPCKLIDIATVLQKVADKRSLQNKNYALESRLKSVEGPCQIVGETPPMMRVKKLIEKIAPTDSTALILGETGTGKELVARRVHDLSTRASMPFVPVNCGALPENLVESELFGHRKGAFTGADTPRKGLIEIANGGTLFLDELGELDKTMQVKLLRFLESGEVRRVGDSETFHVDVRIVCATNRDLKEMVTEGTFREDLYFRVNTFEINLPALRERKGDIPEISRVLLKRHLKKDSIPLDILSPDTIEILQEYDWKGNVRELANALEHAVILWDGVQIQVGDLPSNLTRHSSIPMSSGSTAVNWTEGMEGKTLRDIEMEVIYHVLDTHDGDKPKCAAELGIALKTLYNKLNQYQTRAAG; translated from the coding sequence TTGAGTAATTCGGTCAATAAATTACGGGTCCTGTTTGTCGACGATGAAGCGGCAATTCGGGAAGTCATGCGAATTGAGCTGCCACGTATGGGACATGATGTCACCATTTGTGAAGATGGCCAGTCGGCACTAATCGCATTGGATAAAATTACCTTTGATGCAGCGATTGTTGATTTACGGATGCCTGGTTTGAGTGGCTGGGATGTCGTCGATCATATTAATAAGGTCTCCCCCGAGACCGAAGTGATTATCAGTACCGGTCATGGCAGTATCGACGAAGCGATTCAGGCGATCCGACGCGGCGCTTATGATTTCCTGCCGAAACCATGCAAACTGATTGATATTGCTACTGTTTTACAGAAAGTGGCTGATAAACGATCCCTGCAGAATAAAAATTATGCCCTGGAATCCCGCTTGAAAAGTGTGGAAGGTCCCTGCCAGATTGTGGGGGAAACGCCCCCGATGATGCGGGTGAAAAAACTGATCGAAAAGATCGCACCGACCGATTCGACGGCGCTGATCCTCGGAGAAACCGGGACCGGGAAAGAACTGGTGGCACGCAGAGTTCACGACTTGAGTACGCGTGCTTCTATGCCCTTTGTCCCTGTTAACTGTGGTGCCCTGCCGGAAAACCTGGTGGAAAGCGAGCTGTTTGGTCATCGTAAAGGAGCCTTTACCGGTGCAGATACACCACGTAAGGGTCTGATCGAGATTGCCAATGGCGGTACACTCTTCCTGGATGAACTGGGAGAACTGGACAAAACCATGCAGGTGAAACTGCTGCGTTTCCTGGAATCAGGAGAAGTCCGTCGCGTGGGTGACAGTGAAACATTCCATGTTGATGTGCGGATTGTCTGCGCGACCAACCGTGATTTGAAAGAAATGGTTACGGAAGGCACATTCCGCGAAGATCTTTATTTCCGCGTGAATACGTTTGAGATCAATCTTCCAGCATTGCGGGAACGAAAAGGCGATATTCCGGAAATTTCTCGTGTGCTGTTGAAACGGCATTTGAAAAAGGATTCCATTCCCCTGGATATTCTCTCACCAGATACGATTGAGATCCTGCAGGAGTATGACTGGAAAGGCAATGTTCGGGAGCTGGCCAATGCTCTGGAACATGCAGTGATTTTATGGGATGGCGTCCAGATTCAGGTCGGCGATTTGCCATCCAATCTGACCCGGCATTCTTCGATTCCGATGTCTTCTGGTTCGACTGCCGTCAACTGGACCGAGGGCATGGAGGGGAAAACATTGCGGGATATCGAAATGGAAGTGATTTACCATGTTCTCGATACGCACGATGGTGATAAACCCAAATGTGCGGCTGAACTGGGTATCGCATTGAAAACGCTGTACAACAAACTGAATCAGTATCAGACTCGGGCCGCTGGTTAA
- the lexA gene encoding transcriptional repressor LexA, with protein MAGTKANLTQRQQEIYDFLKDKIINRGYGPTVREIGANFGIRSPNGVMCHLKALEKKGLITRESHMSRAIQLCDHSQKRTRLPLAGQIAAGSPVLAVQDDEHIDFGSLFDPDDQFCLKVKGVSMIEDQIADGDYVIVHKQNTCKEGDIVVALVDGQEATLKRYYSEGDRIRLEPANSSMQPIYSKNVDILGVVTGVIRKY; from the coding sequence ATGGCAGGCACCAAAGCAAACCTTACACAACGACAGCAGGAAATTTATGATTTCCTGAAAGACAAGATCATTAACCGTGGTTATGGCCCGACCGTCCGTGAAATCGGTGCCAATTTTGGCATTCGCTCCCCCAATGGCGTGATGTGCCACCTGAAAGCCCTCGAAAAGAAAGGGCTCATTACTCGCGAATCTCACATGTCACGTGCGATTCAGTTGTGCGATCACTCACAGAAACGGACACGACTTCCACTGGCTGGACAAATCGCCGCAGGAAGCCCTGTTCTGGCTGTCCAGGATGATGAGCATATTGACTTCGGCTCCCTGTTTGATCCCGATGATCAGTTCTGCCTCAAAGTCAAAGGCGTTTCCATGATCGAAGATCAGATCGCTGATGGAGATTATGTCATCGTCCACAAGCAGAACACCTGCAAAGAAGGTGATATTGTTGTCGCGCTGGTCGATGGTCAGGAAGCAACCTTAAAACGTTACTATTCCGAAGGCGATCGCATTCGCCTTGAGCCCGCTAACTCCAGCATGCAGCCAATTTACTCCAAGAATGTTGACATCCTCGGAGTTGTGACAGGAGTCATTCGAAAATATTAA
- a CDS encoding DUF1583 domain-containing protein, with product MKSQFHSAVIFLCVICLVQLSTGALQAEQEKRELKFDFLGEQFDNGQLVPLGRGIVKLIEPRRDGLFLRLPAGHKISSVGISPRFQLSGDFEITASYEVPGWKNPESGYGMGPSVYLRMHDEKESAAMIGRLLRPGKKHVFSTTLSTTVEGKRNFDVKLVDAKQNSGKLKLIRTGSQLKFLVSDGAGDEFRELREVELGTADVDLLRLGAQQSDLETPVQVLWKDLSITAEAFPNHPDSLAMGERHHVPTYQAAPQPHSIPLIWSLVSGIALLCILIAVYLIRKRA from the coding sequence GTGAAGTCACAATTTCATTCTGCAGTGATTTTTTTGTGCGTGATCTGTCTGGTACAGTTGAGTACGGGAGCACTCCAGGCCGAGCAGGAAAAACGCGAGTTGAAATTCGATTTCCTCGGAGAACAGTTTGATAACGGGCAACTCGTGCCACTGGGAAGAGGAATCGTCAAATTGATAGAGCCGCGCAGGGATGGTCTTTTCTTGAGACTGCCGGCGGGGCATAAAATCTCTTCAGTAGGAATCAGCCCTCGATTTCAGTTAAGTGGTGATTTTGAAATCACTGCTTCTTATGAGGTGCCTGGCTGGAAAAATCCCGAGTCAGGTTATGGAATGGGGCCGAGCGTCTATTTAAGGATGCATGATGAAAAAGAATCGGCTGCGATGATTGGTCGATTATTACGCCCGGGGAAGAAGCACGTATTCAGTACCACTCTTTCGACAACAGTTGAAGGAAAACGCAATTTTGATGTCAAACTGGTTGACGCGAAGCAGAACTCAGGAAAACTGAAGCTGATCAGAACCGGGAGTCAGCTGAAATTCCTGGTTTCTGATGGAGCGGGAGACGAGTTTCGCGAACTACGTGAAGTTGAGCTGGGAACAGCCGATGTCGATCTGCTGCGGCTGGGAGCACAGCAGAGCGATCTGGAAACTCCCGTCCAGGTTTTGTGGAAAGATCTGTCGATCACTGCGGAAGCATTTCCCAATCATCCCGACTCGCTGGCGATGGGGGAGCGCCACCACGTTCCCACCTATCAGGCGGCTCCACAGCCTCATTCCATTCCTCTGATCTGGAGCCTGGTATCGGGCATCGCTTTGCTGTGTATTCTAATTGCTGTGTACCTGATCAGAAAACGGGCCTGA
- a CDS encoding HEAT repeat domain-containing protein, protein MFARHFSRLMFASLLFGAYSFLLFTAPAVSLAAEPLRLKYNWEKGQQYAYRVKIEVSMEEYAETLSGVEQYDVTESDADSISVRCTGSLNSVTKRKSRRILIPPMRMQLHSPFAGLSGNFSGAFEQHEIKLNRFGEIDTVKGSSLLPYLLGHLSQINLIPLSPEGERSWSESEKSKISVISSDRFSSPLRGSNVEKTLGAKKTTDYKIVNQEGDLVTVEVKYSYQTVSMIEDSGPEVELSGDGTVQFDQKQGCIKNLALNYKLIKRSENITQKIPITVSSTLLSADELAKLRADQKAAMAKQAAEMKKREEAARFEIPENIDAGLKTILKDLATKDIFKRKAALQKLSQAKPEQPNREISGILIGVLNSKDITVVLDASRALVVWSSKDDIPAMTEVLSEVNILGQENVMEAILKHETPEGVEAVAGLLKDPVKAHHASKKLIEYGSGAEDAVLEQLDPDQFIVLVNVLRVLKEIGTEKSLKKIEEVTRTTTKNSFRFQAASTVKAIEARIN, encoded by the coding sequence ATGTTCGCTCGTCACTTCTCTCGATTGATGTTTGCCAGTTTGCTGTTTGGGGCTTACTCTTTCCTGCTGTTCACTGCCCCGGCTGTCAGCCTGGCTGCAGAGCCGCTTCGCCTGAAATACAACTGGGAAAAAGGCCAGCAGTATGCTTATCGAGTCAAAATTGAAGTCAGCATGGAAGAGTATGCGGAAACGCTAAGCGGAGTTGAGCAATATGACGTGACCGAGTCTGATGCCGATTCCATCTCTGTACGATGTACGGGAAGTCTGAATTCCGTGACCAAACGGAAGAGCAGGCGTATCTTGATTCCCCCGATGCGAATGCAACTACACAGTCCTTTTGCCGGACTGTCTGGCAACTTTTCAGGCGCGTTTGAACAACATGAAATTAAACTGAACCGCTTTGGCGAAATCGATACCGTTAAAGGTTCATCCTTGTTGCCTTATCTGCTGGGACACCTCTCTCAGATCAACCTGATTCCGCTTTCACCTGAAGGGGAGCGATCATGGTCGGAATCTGAAAAAAGCAAGATATCAGTCATCTCCTCAGATCGTTTTTCCTCTCCTTTACGGGGTTCGAATGTAGAAAAGACACTGGGAGCCAAGAAAACGACGGATTATAAGATTGTTAATCAAGAGGGAGATCTGGTGACTGTAGAAGTCAAGTACTCTTACCAGACAGTTTCGATGATCGAAGACAGTGGTCCGGAAGTAGAACTGTCCGGAGACGGCACGGTTCAGTTCGATCAAAAACAGGGGTGCATTAAAAATCTGGCTTTGAATTACAAACTCATTAAGCGTTCAGAGAACATCACGCAAAAAATTCCGATTACCGTTTCATCTACACTGTTGAGTGCAGACGAACTGGCAAAGCTGAGAGCAGACCAGAAAGCAGCCATGGCGAAGCAAGCGGCTGAAATGAAAAAACGTGAGGAGGCAGCCCGATTTGAGATTCCCGAGAATATTGACGCCGGATTGAAGACAATACTTAAGGATCTGGCAACAAAAGATATTTTCAAGCGAAAAGCGGCATTGCAGAAGTTAAGCCAGGCGAAGCCAGAGCAACCGAATCGAGAAATATCCGGAATCTTAATCGGGGTATTGAATAGTAAAGACATCACTGTTGTGCTGGATGCCTCACGGGCGCTTGTTGTCTGGTCGTCGAAGGATGATATTCCTGCAATGACCGAAGTGTTATCCGAAGTGAATATTCTGGGCCAGGAAAACGTGATGGAAGCGATCCTGAAACACGAAACCCCAGAAGGTGTCGAGGCAGTGGCAGGACTCCTGAAGGACCCGGTGAAAGCTCATCATGCTTCTAAGAAGCTGATTGAGTATGGGAGTGGAGCTGAAGATGCCGTATTGGAACAGCTGGATCCTGATCAGTTTATTGTACTGGTGAATGTCTTACGTGTGTTGAAAGAGATTGGCACAGAAAAAAGCCTCAAAAAAATTGAGGAGGTCACGCGCACTACGACTAAAAACAGTTTTCGTTTTCAGGCTGCTTCCACGGTGAAAGCAATTGAAGCACGGATCAACTAA
- a CDS encoding alpha/beta hydrolase family protein: MIQNDDQISMDRRTALQNIGLALVSAGVIGSPTGLASVFAADEDPAFKDSRLEALKDLNGYFPFTPAESPEAWEKRAEYVRRQIKVAAGVWPEPENTKINATLHGKVDRDEYTVEKVFFQSSPGLYVTGNLYRPKGKSGPFPMVLSPHGHFAEGRFYDSGAQKVQANIKAGAEKYEVGGRYPLQARCVELARMGCMVFHYDMLGYADGFCLSYDLIHRFAKQRPEMSSEKNWGLFSAQSELRLISALGLQTLNSIRALDWVCSLPEVDQKRIGITGASGGGTQTFILAAIDQRITAAFPAVMVSTAMQGGCTCENATYLRVGTGNIEFAALLAPRPLGVTAADDWTKEIESKGLPELKQHFKMLGVPENVIGKYFPFPHNYNYVSRAMMYEFFNQHFQLGLSSPIVEADFKPLSREELTVWNKKYPAPPGDEQSEIKILHTLAKNNAKQIKRLTPRDQKSLAEYRRVVGGAIEVMIGRSLPDKEDLEPENLSEESKSGYRQYHTLIKNKRYEEVTPTLFFLPDQWNQKVVIWLDNQGKSGLLKADGTLKSPIQRLVDSGTAVAGIDVLYQGEFSKLQAAPTEMPVVNNPREFAGYTLGYNHPVFSKQVHDILNVLAFSKHHDSQPQSIALAGFGFSGVLAAAAGAHSSDIIQKLAVDTRGFRFKEITNIRDLRLWPGAIKYGDVEGLLSLCQPASLWLAGKSSSVPELIQATYNAAGQLNQVTLYNETANREAAAVDWLLKG; encoded by the coding sequence ATGATTCAGAATGACGACCAGATTTCCATGGACCGCAGAACTGCTTTGCAGAATATTGGCCTGGCATTGGTGTCCGCAGGAGTCATTGGTTCTCCCACGGGACTGGCATCCGTATTCGCAGCGGACGAAGACCCGGCATTTAAAGACAGTCGGCTGGAAGCATTGAAGGACCTGAATGGTTACTTCCCGTTTACGCCTGCGGAGTCGCCGGAAGCCTGGGAAAAGCGAGCTGAATATGTCAGGCGGCAGATTAAAGTCGCCGCCGGAGTCTGGCCTGAACCAGAGAATACAAAAATCAACGCAACTCTCCATGGAAAAGTAGATCGGGATGAGTACACCGTTGAGAAAGTATTTTTTCAAAGTTCTCCGGGACTGTATGTGACCGGTAACCTGTATCGTCCGAAAGGCAAATCAGGACCATTTCCGATGGTACTCTCGCCGCATGGACATTTTGCAGAAGGCCGTTTCTATGACAGTGGGGCGCAGAAGGTTCAGGCTAATATTAAAGCGGGCGCAGAAAAATATGAAGTCGGCGGACGCTATCCATTACAGGCGCGCTGTGTCGAACTGGCGCGCATGGGGTGTATGGTCTTTCATTATGATATGCTCGGATACGCCGACGGTTTCTGTTTGAGTTATGATCTGATCCACCGCTTTGCGAAACAGCGGCCCGAAATGTCGAGTGAAAAGAACTGGGGGCTGTTCAGCGCGCAATCAGAATTGCGGCTGATCAGCGCGCTGGGTTTGCAGACTTTGAACTCGATTCGTGCGCTGGACTGGGTTTGCTCTCTGCCGGAAGTCGATCAGAAACGGATCGGGATTACGGGGGCCAGTGGCGGCGGGACACAAACATTTATCCTGGCTGCCATCGATCAGCGGATTACCGCTGCGTTTCCAGCAGTGATGGTTTCTACTGCGATGCAGGGGGGCTGTACCTGTGAAAATGCGACCTATCTGCGCGTCGGAACGGGCAATATTGAATTTGCAGCTTTGCTGGCACCGCGTCCGCTGGGCGTGACGGCGGCTGATGACTGGACGAAAGAAATTGAAAGCAAAGGTCTGCCGGAACTGAAACAGCATTTTAAAATGCTGGGTGTGCCAGAAAATGTGATCGGGAAATACTTTCCGTTCCCTCATAATTATAATTATGTCAGTCGGGCGATGATGTATGAGTTCTTCAATCAGCATTTTCAACTGGGATTGTCTTCTCCGATTGTTGAAGCTGATTTCAAGCCGCTGTCTCGTGAGGAATTAACTGTCTGGAACAAAAAATACCCGGCTCCTCCCGGAGATGAACAATCGGAAATCAAAATTCTACATACGCTGGCGAAGAATAATGCGAAACAGATTAAACGATTAACGCCGCGGGATCAAAAGAGCCTGGCGGAGTACCGCCGAGTTGTCGGCGGCGCGATTGAAGTGATGATCGGCCGTTCGCTGCCCGATAAAGAAGACCTGGAACCAGAGAATCTTTCTGAAGAATCCAAATCAGGTTATCGACAGTATCATACATTGATCAAAAACAAACGATATGAAGAAGTCACACCAACCCTCTTCTTTTTGCCTGATCAATGGAATCAGAAAGTCGTGATCTGGTTAGACAATCAGGGGAAATCCGGACTGTTGAAAGCTGATGGAACTCTCAAATCGCCGATCCAGCGACTGGTTGATTCCGGGACTGCTGTCGCGGGGATCGATGTATTATATCAGGGAGAATTCAGCAAGCTGCAGGCGGCCCCAACGGAAATGCCTGTGGTAAATAATCCCCGGGAATTCGCCGGGTATACCTTGGGCTATAATCATCCGGTTTTCTCGAAGCAGGTTCATGACATCTTGAATGTACTCGCATTTTCGAAGCATCACGATAGTCAGCCTCAATCGATTGCTCTGGCTGGTTTTGGTTTTTCCGGAGTACTGGCGGCTGCGGCTGGTGCGCACTCTTCCGATATCATTCAGAAACTGGCTGTTGATACGAGGGGCTTCCGTTTTAAGGAGATCACTAATATTCGGGATCTGCGTTTGTGGCCTGGCGCCATCAAGTATGGTGACGTGGAAGGATTATTGTCTCTGTGTCAGCCAGCATCGCTCTGGCTTGCGGGAAAATCAAGTTCGGTTCCTGAGCTGATTCAGGCGACATACAATGCGGCTGGCCAACTGAATCAGGTGACTTTGTATAATGAAACGGCAAATCGAGAAGCAGCGGCTGTCGACTGGCTGCTGAAAGGATGA